Part of the Gimesia chilikensis genome, GCGATGTTCATTTTATTCAGCCCATCAGAATAAGAGGCCTCCTCATTCAGCAACGTCAGCAGCCCCGTTGACAATTCATCGTAGATTTTGCTTTTGTTTTTAAAGAACTGCCAGACCATGCCTTGCCTGGAGTCAGCATCTCCCTGTTCCATTTTTCTGGTATAAGTAAACCGGTCAATGTCGCTGGGATGGGTGTCTGATTCGTCAGTGGGTCGATTGATGATTTGGACCAGCATATACTCTATCTGATCCAGGGCCTTTAAAGACGGGCGTGCATTCACAGGCCCGAAGCATTTCGATGCCTGTTGTGCCTGAAGTACTTCGGAGACGCCGCGATTCATCCAGTAGTCATATTCGACTGAGCGACGGACGACGTGGCGTAAACCTTTTTCAAATGAGGCGGCTCCATAGGCTTTGACAGCCACACGGTCGGCAAGAATTTCCTGCAGTCTGCTGGCACCGAAGGTGATTCGGGAAAAGACGCGGTAATAAAATCTCAAAAATTGAAAGGCAATGTGCCACCAGCGAATCTGGCGTCGACTGGCCACGGATTGTGCAAAGCGTTGCATCGCAATATCAACGCGCATCGCTGTCGCGCCGCCTGCTGTATCCCGGTTGAGGAAGTGCCCATATTCATGAGCCAGAATGCAGGAAAAGGCATCGACTGAGAGACCGTCGAGAACGCCCACTCCTAAATAGAGAATCCGGGTGCCCTTGTCTCTGAATCGTTTCAGGACATTCCCCTGCTCTGAAACTGCGATGGTCGTTGACTGCAGGAGACGAATCTGATCGACGGGCCGGGTGCCGACTTTCTCGGCGACTTCTTCGACCAGCGCCCACAAACCGGGCTGCTCTTCTTTCGAAATGATTTTGCCCGGGATCTCCCGATTAATGCCGACAAAGCAGGTCCAGATCCCACTGCAGGCAGTCCAGATCGATCCCAGACTCAGGATAAAGACGAGGGCCACCAGCCACAGGTTCAAGTAAGGGACATTGAGCAGGGCATAACCCAGGGTGAGAGGGACGGCGAGGGAAACGACGACCAGCAGCGGTAAGGAAATATAGTAATAGACGCTGGCGAATTGCACCAACAGCCGATAGGCGGAACGCAAGCTTTGATGCCCTTCCAGTGCCTGGATTATGTTTTCCTTTTGAAGAATGCGGACGATTCTGGACGACATGAATTTGCCTGCTACGTACAAGAAGGCTAAACCCACGAGCCAGGCGAGGACCACGTATAACGTGAACCAGGCATATTCCCAGATCCAGCGTTGTTGGTCGATTGCCATTTTCAGCCACTTCGCAATACTCGCTTCAGGAACTCCCATTTCTTTGGCTTTCAGGAACTGCTGCTCAGCGGCTTTCCAGTTCTCATCCTTGAGGTCAGCGATTCCCTGAAAATAGTAAGTGTGTTTATCGTTAGGAAATTTCTGTCCCATCGAGGAGACCACACTGCGAAATTCGGTATTGTTCTTGTCTTCTAACGAAAATTTGGCAAGCGCAATCCAGGGAGTCGGATTATTCACGTTTTTCAACGTTTCAGCGCGTGCCAGATTCTGGGCACGTCTCCGGTAGGGTTGCAGCACACTGAAGGGCGCATTCCCCTGCTCCAGCGTGGAAACGGCAGACATCAATTTTGACAGCGAGGGGTTCTGCTGCAATTGGGAATCAATAATGGCCTGCGCCTGACTGGTGTTTCCTTTCTGGAGCAGTTGTTTTGCATTCTGCCACTGGCCTGTCGGGGCGGGAGAGATCCCCGCATAGACGCGCGTGGTGGGAGTCTTGCCGAATTCGACTCTGGGAGGAGCAGGATTCGTATTTCGAAAGAGCGGGTTTTTATAATGCGAAATTTGATTCGTAGAGCGATTCGTTGAAACGGCGGAGTTTTGTCCAGAGTAGTTGGTCCGCCCCATGTTCGGATTTGCTGGATTTCCTGGGCGCGTCACGGTCCTGGAATTATAGCCCGGGCGATTGCCTCCCGGAGTGGGGATGCCGGGTCGATTGACCCGCGGACTGGGAGTGCCGGGACGATTGCCGTAACTCGGTCTGGGAGAAGAGGGGCGATAACTTCTGCCTCCCGGACTCGGTGCAGAAGGTCGCGAGAACCCGCCCCCGGAAGGGCCGGACGGAGCAGATGGAGCAGACGGACCAAACTGAGCATGGCCCAAATTATTGAGTCCCAGCAAGAGAGCTGTTGCTAGCGGGATGATGATCTTGAACGAATGAACCACGCTGTTTCTCCCAACCAGTAAGATAGCAGTAATGAATCAATGTCCCCTTATACTACTGGCGAAATATATACACGTCTACACGATGTCGTGTATTTGATTCGATTTTTTGAAACTGGAAAAATGGCCTGCTCTGTGAATCTGATAATGTGAATCAGGGTCGGGCACTGATATGATCGAAGCTGGCGATCCTGATTTCCAAGGGACGCCTCTTCACCACACAGCCACCAGACAGAAAGAGTCAATGATGGGGAATCGACGTGTTTTTTCAGCAGTCATCGGAGCCGTTTTTTGCCTGTTCGTGTCAGGAGTCTCCCTGGCAGCGAAGGCGGATACTTCCGAAAAACCGAACATCATTCTGGTGATGGCTGATGACCAGGGCTGGGGAGATACAGGCTATAATGGCCACCCGTTTGTCAAGACGCCGGAACTCGATGCCATGGCGAAAGAGGGATTCGTCTTTGACCGCTTCTATGCCGGTGCACCGGTCTGTTCGCCGACCCGGGCCAGCGTGATGACTGGACGGAATCCGAATCGAGCCAAAGTCACCAACCATGGTCGCTACATGCGTCCGCACGAGCAGACCATTGCTGAAACGTTGAAAGCCGCGGGATACGTCACCGGTATTTTCGGCAAAGTGCACCTGGGTTCGGGACAACCCGACTCGCCCTGCAATCCGAGTGGCATGGGATTCGATGAATGGGTGATCGGTCTCAACTTTTTCGACAATAATCCCTACCTGAGCCGGATGGGAAAGATCGAGCATCGCCAGGGGAAGGGTTCGGTGATCCTGATGGATGATACGCTCGCGTTCCTCAAGAAACACAAGGACGGTGATCAGCCGATCTTCACGGTCGTCTGGTTCCCCTCTCCGCACTCCCCGCATGCGGAAGTGCCGGATGGCCCCAGCCTTTACAAAGGCAAACTGCAGGCGGGGTACTACCGCGAAATTACGCTGCTGGATCAGCAGGTCGGCCGTCTGCGACGCGCGCTGCGGGATATGGACATGGCGGAGAATACGATCGTCTGGTACTGCAGCGACAACGGCGGGCTGAACAAGGAGACGTCCGGGGGTCGTGAGAAAAAGGGGAGCATCTACGAAGGGGGCCTGCGGGTGCCGGGGATCATCGAATGGCCGGCTAAGAAACTCAAGGGGCGGACTGCGATCCCTGTGGCGACCTTTGATATCTATCCGACACTGCTGGCGATGGCCGGCGTAGAGTTGTATGCCCCGCATCCGCTGGATGGTATGGATGTGAGCGGCATCATTGCGGGGTCGGTAACCGAACGGAAGAAGCCAATGGGCTTCTGGCATCATTTACAGGGCGGGCAAGGTACCCGCAGCGACCAGATTCAGAAAGCGATCATGGAGAAGCAGCAGGCCGGTGCTCCCTTACCCCATGATCCGGTCCGCATGCGGAAAGACGTCGACGAATTCCCCCAGTTTCCCGAAGAAACCACGACCGGGCACGCGGCCTGGACGGACTGGCCTTGGAAACTGCATCGGATCAAAGGGACGAGATTCGAACTCTACAACCTGAGCGATGACCCGATGGAGCAGACTGATCTTTCTAAAGATCCAGAACAGGCCGAAAGGGTAAAACAGATGCAGCAGGAACTGGATACCTGGATGCGGTCTGTGATTCGGAGCATTAATGGGAAAGATTATCTGGATCAAGATTAAACAGGGGAAAGACCTGATTTCAGACTAACAGGGATCTGAGGAGGAGGATCATGTGTCGCAAAATAAAGAATCAAGAATAATTCGTGTTTTATGTTATTCTGTTCCAACTTTGTTGATGGCTTATATATTAAGTATTGGGCCTGTGGTGGTGTTAGTAGAAGATTCAGCAGGGAATCTCCCACCGCAATATCATGCACCACTGAGATCTTTCTATGCTCCTGTAGTCTGGGTGATTGAACGGAATCAATATTGCAGAAAACTCTATGCAGAGTATCACAGGATGTGCAGTCCCCATTACTAAAGTCCCCACGCTTTTCGTATTGTAAATCTACGGTGGGTCCTTTTTGCTCAGAGCGGTTTATAAATCATGCGTGCGCCGTAGAGGTACCAGCGTCTGGTGTCTGTCTGCCAGCCGCGGAGGGTGAATAAACCGCAGCGCCAGTAGTGATCGAATCCGCCGCCGTGTACGTAGCAGGTTGCACTCTTACTCAGATAGTAGTAGTCGCCGAAATTGTGGTGCCGCAGTGTGTCGCTGCCGAGACGCATAGATTTCTGTGCGTGAGGCACTGAGTCCACTCCCTGATTGACATAATCCAGGGGGAGTGCCAGCAGTGGATGCGCCGGATCGAAGGTCAGATTCTTCATATAATTCCGTTCACGATCGCCGCCGACGGTGCCGTTGTCGGTCTGAATCTCCTGCGTGATGCCGGTCGGTCGATACGTGTCGCTGGTCACATCGCTGGCGTAATCACGCATGTTGTCGCAGACGTACGCCTGGCCATTTTTGAAGTTCAGCCCGTCGATGTAATGCCAGACGTTGCCCCACAGATTCTCCATGTAACGGTATCGTACAGCACAGCGGTAACTGGCGTCCGCTCCGCCGCCGTTCGGTGGCGTGTGGCCCGAGGGTGTCTGCAGGCTGTCGGCCCAACCGGTTTTCTGGGCGGCGCCTCCCAGCATCATGTCCGTGGTCGTGTCGAGCGGCGGTCCATCAAAGTAGATCGACGTCATTCCCTTACGGGGCGTATCCGACTCCACACGCACAATGCTGCGTTCGTTCGCCAGCACGGAATGCTGATCATTCCAGTCCACCATTTGGATTGCCGACCCGACAAACAGTTTCTGAGACAGGTACGAACTCCAGTCGCTGACGATGAACCGGTTGGTGTTTTGCTCTGCCAGCGCACAGCGCAGCCGGGCACCACGGGAGGGTTGCAGGATCTTTCCCCAGCCGCCGCCCACCGCGGCCTGACTGTCGCGGGTGGCATATTCGACCAGGAACAGGTTCTGCAGCAGATTTAACGTGCGGAGGTCGAGAATTCCATACCCCGGCCCGTTGGCCCGCGCAAAGCTGCGGTATTCGGGCCGCGTGCCATCCGCGGTCGGATAGACGCCTGAAATACTCAGCATTTTCCCGTCGTGCACGTGGGCTTCATAGGCACTGACATAGATCGCTGGAAGCTCTCGCCCCTCTTCCACGAAGGCTGGATCAACGACAAATCCGGGAAGTGGCTTATCACTGACAAAACGGTATTCATACCCGTCCTTCACATACCGCAGGGCATAGTGCCGCGGGATTTCCACGAAGACATTCCCATTGCTGCCCGTCAGCGAGAAGCCGGGCTCGCCGGCATAGGTCACCGTGGTGCCCCCCTCTTTTCTCTGCAGGACATTACAGAGTCGCATCTGACTGAAGGGCGGAATCTGATCGAAGTCGGTCGCCTTGAGGCCCCTGGCTAATCCGATCCGTTCGCAGGATGCGAGATAGTCTTTGACTTCGTCGTCGATGAGTTTCCACCGGACGCCGTATGCGGCGGGGATGGCAGGGCCGGCAGTGTCATCAGCCTGGCACCTTGATTGCTCGGCAGTCACGAGCAGTACGGTGAGGGACACGAGGACGTGTAAGTAGCTTTGTTTGCGCATGAATTACTTTTTCAGTTGATCGGAGAGCAATCCGAGACATTTTATTTGATTTCCGTATGGGAATAAGCCACAGGAGGCGTTCGTGAGTTATTCTACTCCTCGCTTGAATGTCGATCCAGTGTGCTGGTGAAACACGAGAGAGTAAGAGCGTGCTCTTTGAGTGGTGCGTTTTCACTGTCCGTTTCCTGCTCGCTGCGCTCAGTTCCAATATCATTCGCCCCCGGAGATCTTCTGAACGGTTGCCATGGAGGGTCAGGTTCAGTGGTACGTCTCCAGGCGGGCGGACACGTGGGTACCAACCCAACACTACCCTACCCTACCCTACCCTACTTCTGATGTAAAACCTGTTCTGTCTGTGGTGAGACTATTTTGAGGGTGCCGGTTTTGCATTGAAATCACTTTCAATCTTACAGTTCGGCAGAGCCTGTTTGAGAGCAGCGACCCCTTCGGGAGTGACGTTGGTCTGTCTCAGATCGAGATTCTGCAGCGTCTTGGTTTGATAAAGGTACTTCAGCCCCTCGTCTGTGATTTTGCAGTTAGCGATCTCCAGTTTTCCGAGTTTTTTCAGTCCCGCCAGGTATTTGAGTCCTTCGTCAGTAATCCCTGACGTCGATAAACTGATCTCATGCAGCGAGTCCAGCCCCTGCAGGTGCTGCAAGCCTGCGTCGGTAATACCGGGATTCTGATATGCAAATAAATATTCCAGCTTGCTCAGATTGGCGAGGTGCGCTATGCCGGTATCATTGAGTTGCGGATTACCGGTGATCTTTAACTTTGTCAGATTTTTCATCTCCCCGATGGTCTGCATACCCTCATTGGTGATGTCAGTATTCGTGACATACAGTAGTCGCAACGGTTTGATCTTGCTGAGTTCGTGCAATCCGGCGTCGGAAAACTTTGTGTATTCGACTGATATCGCATTCAATTCAGGAAGTGCCAGCAGGTGTTGGCACCCCTCGCCGGTAATGCCGGTATGATTCAAATGCAGAAACCCCAGATCATCCAGGCTTTTAAGATATGCAAGGTCCTGATCGCGGATCGGGGTATAATCCAGTCTCAACGTAACGAGCTTGTTCAAGTCTTCCAGGCGCACCAGATCCTGAGGGGGGATATTCGTCTTACTCAGATCGACGTTGTAATAGACAACCGGCTCGTCTGGCAGATCTTCCATGCTGGTTACGAAGTGGAGATCTGAATTCACCCCCACCCTTCCCCCCTGACGGAAGACCCACTCAAGAACGTCCCGTGATTTCCCAGCGTTCGAAAAATCGCTGATGATTGTGCATTCCGGCAATTCTTTCTGCAAAGCGGCGATGCCTTCCGGAGTGACATTGGTCTCCTGAAGAGTCAGCGTTTTCAACTGCTTCAGACCGGAGAGATGTTTCAGACCAGCATCGGTAATGGGCGTGCGTCGTAGATCCAAACTGTTGAGATGCTTCAGCTTTGTCAGATGCGCAAGGCCGGCATCAGTGATCGCGATGTTGTAACTATCTAAGAGAATAAGTTGCTCATGCTCGCCGATCTGCTTCAACCCGGCATCAGTGATTCCTGTCCCACCAACTGTCAGCACTTCCAGCTGTTTCATCCCCTGCAAGTGCTTGAGCCCCTCATCAGTGATTTTGGGATTCATATGCGCATAGAATTTTTTCAGCTTCGTCAGACCTGAAAGGTGGGATAACCCGGCATCATCGATTTGCGAATTGGATAAGTTCAGAAAATTGAGTTGCCTTCGATTACCAATCTGCTGCATCACTGCGCTATCGATGGTGCAAGCGACCAGATCCAGGGTGATCAGGTTCAAGAATTGACCAAGGTGACTTAACCCATCCCCTCTGATCGTTGAATCATAAACTCTGATCGCCTTCAAAGCTTGGAAGCCGTTGAGATACTTCAGACCATCCCCTTCGATAGTAAAATGCTCCAGATTGAGGTCATGCACTCCTTCGACAAATTTGAGATATTGAAAATCCTGTTCCCCAAATGAGTCACCACTGATCTTCAAACCGTAAAGCGGTTTCAGATTCGACAGCCGTTGCAGATCGTGAGGTGGGAATTTAGCATCAGAAAGATCGACGCCGTAGTATTCCACCGGTTCGGCAGGCATATCTTTAATACTGGTCAGGACATTGTGTTCTGAGTTGACCGCCACCGATCCACCGACACTGAGAATCCATTCGACAATTTCACGAGCCGACATCGGAAACGGCATGATCGGGTCTGACTCTGCTGTCTCTGCTGTCTCTGCAACAGTCAGCGGCACCAGGTGGACCTTGATCGTTTCTGTCTGACCCGACTTGACGGTGAATTGACGGGTGAAGGTTTCGAAGCCCCCTTTGGTCACTTTAAGAGTGTGCGTTTTCGCATCGGCTGTGACCTGAATCGGGTCCTGGTTTTTCCCCGTGTTGATGGTGATTTTCTGTTCTTCATCCACAGAGACCACGGCACCGGCTGCGGTAGGCTGGTCGACTTCGAGAATGACGGTTCCTGCGGGTGTCTCGACATTGAACACGATCCCTGCCAGAAAGACGAATGCGGCCAGTGCCAAGCCTGCGATGCCCCAGCCCCGTTTGCTGTTTGACTTCCGGGGGCGCTGTAGCGGCTGGAAGGCGGTTCCGTTCAGGGTGTCATTCAGAAAATCGGAAGTCGGGTTGAGGTCCTGTGTGCCTGCTTCGATTTCTCCCGCCGGCATGACAATCGTCGGACTGGATTCCACTTTTTGTGACTGCAGGAACTTTTGCAGTTCGGGATCTGAAGGCTTCGTGGACATGGTGGAAGCGGGATTCTGCAGATCGCATTTTTCGATCGCATCGATCACGGCCTGCATCGACTGAAAGCGATCTTCCGGCAACTTGGCGATCATCTTCTGATAGATGGCATCGACATTTGCGGGAACCTGCACGTTTGCGGAAGCGAGGGAAGGAATGGGCTGATCGCGATGTGCGAGGATTCGGTTGACGACGGTCTGTCCGCCATAGACCGAATTACCGGTCAGTAAATAATAGAGCGTACAGCCCAGGCTGTAGATATCGGAGCGATTGTCGGCGGAATGTGTACTCTGGGCCTGCTCGGGCGACATGTAATCGACGGTGCCCATGACACTGCCCGATTGAGTCAGCGCGGTGGCCGGGTTCTCTTCATCCACTTCATCGATGCGGGCGAGGCCCATATCCAGGATCTTAATCGTCCCGTTATCATCCAGCAGCATGTTGGAGGGTTTGATATCGCGATGAATGATGCCTGCCTGGTGCGCGTATTCGAGTCCCCGGGCGGCCTGCAGGATGTAGTCCAGTGCCTGCCCGACTGACAGTACGCCCTGCTGTTTCACCAGTGCGGACAAATCGGTGCCGGAGACATATTCCATCACCAGGTAGTGAGTGCCGTCGACCTCGTCTGCATCATGTGCCGTGACAATGTTGGGATGCGAGAGTTTTGCTGCCGCCTGGACCTCGCGCTGAAAGCGGCGGATGACATTCTGATCTTCCGCCATCGCTGTTGGCAGGAGCTTGAGGGCGACTTCGCGTTGCATCCGACGATGCCTGGCGAGGTAGACGTCACCCATGCCGCCTGAGCCGATCTTGTCCTGGATCACATAGTTCCCGAAGCGGAGCTTATCCCCCTGTCCCTGGTAGACCATCTGAGCCTGCAGCCGGGTGA contains:
- a CDS encoding sulfatase family protein is translated as MGNRRVFSAVIGAVFCLFVSGVSLAAKADTSEKPNIILVMADDQGWGDTGYNGHPFVKTPELDAMAKEGFVFDRFYAGAPVCSPTRASVMTGRNPNRAKVTNHGRYMRPHEQTIAETLKAAGYVTGIFGKVHLGSGQPDSPCNPSGMGFDEWVIGLNFFDNNPYLSRMGKIEHRQGKGSVILMDDTLAFLKKHKDGDQPIFTVVWFPSPHSPHAEVPDGPSLYKGKLQAGYYREITLLDQQVGRLRRALRDMDMAENTIVWYCSDNGGLNKETSGGREKKGSIYEGGLRVPGIIEWPAKKLKGRTAIPVATFDIYPTLLAMAGVELYAPHPLDGMDVSGIIAGSVTERKKPMGFWHHLQGGQGTRSDQIQKAIMEKQQAGAPLPHDPVRMRKDVDEFPQFPEETTTGHAAWTDWPWKLHRIKGTRFELYNLSDDPMEQTDLSKDPEQAERVKQMQQELDTWMRSVIRSINGKDYLDQD
- a CDS encoding tetratricopeptide repeat protein codes for the protein MVHSFKIIIPLATALLLGLNNLGHAQFGPSAPSAPSGPSGGGFSRPSAPSPGGRSYRPSSPRPSYGNRPGTPSPRVNRPGIPTPGGNRPGYNSRTVTRPGNPANPNMGRTNYSGQNSAVSTNRSTNQISHYKNPLFRNTNPAPPRVEFGKTPTTRVYAGISPAPTGQWQNAKQLLQKGNTSQAQAIIDSQLQQNPSLSKLMSAVSTLEQGNAPFSVLQPYRRRAQNLARAETLKNVNNPTPWIALAKFSLEDKNNTEFRSVVSSMGQKFPNDKHTYYFQGIADLKDENWKAAEQQFLKAKEMGVPEASIAKWLKMAIDQQRWIWEYAWFTLYVVLAWLVGLAFLYVAGKFMSSRIVRILQKENIIQALEGHQSLRSAYRLLVQFASVYYYISLPLLVVVSLAVPLTLGYALLNVPYLNLWLVALVFILSLGSIWTACSGIWTCFVGINREIPGKIISKEEQPGLWALVEEVAEKVGTRPVDQIRLLQSTTIAVSEQGNVLKRFRDKGTRILYLGVGVLDGLSVDAFSCILAHEYGHFLNRDTAGGATAMRVDIAMQRFAQSVASRRQIRWWHIAFQFLRFYYRVFSRITFGASRLQEILADRVAVKAYGAASFEKGLRHVVRRSVEYDYWMNRGVSEVLQAQQASKCFGPVNARPSLKALDQIEYMLVQIINRPTDESDTHPSDIDRFTYTRKMEQGDADSRQGMVWQFFKNKSKIYDELSTGLLTLLNEEASYSDGLNKMNIAYLNGQCARNSKAAELYEERAHLHLICGAHQAALNDYKTAIECAPEKESAFYGKAVVYKAMKDYHKAAQVLKVAMEQFPDSVSFGTYFLLGECYQNAEEYAAAEQAFTKAIKQDETVFCAWMTRGRVRAELNQYAEAIQDFTQALELFPDSPDAFFDRAMASLKLNERDSARTDIEQSIAKNASYPDAHRELARLLLDTADTSEPALAKQALQHARIANASPVMQEESLSVLATALINVRNYPEAEKTIKKLLPLLTDDSKSDWREELSRIQALTGREESLNRQAVTSVDELN
- a CDS encoding protein kinase domain-containing protein, which produces MTMTLEQFATQLDDSGVLSAEDLASFKELHCPEVESAEDLGKLLVKHNKVTRLQAQMVYQGQGDKLRFGNYVIQDKIGSGGMGDVYLARHRRMQREVALKLLPTAMAEDQNVIRRFQREVQAAAKLSHPNIVTAHDADEVDGTHYLVMEYVSGTDLSALVKQQGVLSVGQALDYILQAARGLEYAHQAGIIHRDIKPSNMLLDDNGTIKILDMGLARIDEVDEENPATALTQSGSVMGTVDYMSPEQAQSTHSADNRSDIYSLGCTLYYLLTGNSVYGGQTVVNRILAHRDQPIPSLASANVQVPANVDAIYQKMIAKLPEDRFQSMQAVIDAIEKCDLQNPASTMSTKPSDPELQKFLQSQKVESSPTIVMPAGEIEAGTQDLNPTSDFLNDTLNGTAFQPLQRPRKSNSKRGWGIAGLALAAFVFLAGIVFNVETPAGTVILEVDQPTAAGAVVSVDEEQKITINTGKNQDPIQVTADAKTHTLKVTKGGFETFTRQFTVKSGQTETIKVHLVPLTVAETAETAESDPIMPFPMSAREIVEWILSVGGSVAVNSEHNVLTSIKDMPAEPVEYYGVDLSDAKFPPHDLQRLSNLKPLYGLKISGDSFGEQDFQYLKFVEGVHDLNLEHFTIEGDGLKYLNGFQALKAIRVYDSTIRGDGLSHLGQFLNLITLDLVACTIDSAVMQQIGNRRQLNFLNLSNSQIDDAGLSHLSGLTKLKKFYAHMNPKITDEGLKHLQGMKQLEVLTVGGTGITDAGLKQIGEHEQLILLDSYNIAITDAGLAHLTKLKHLNSLDLRRTPITDAGLKHLSGLKQLKTLTLQETNVTPEGIAALQKELPECTIISDFSNAGKSRDVLEWVFRQGGRVGVNSDLHFVTSMEDLPDEPVVYYNVDLSKTNIPPQDLVRLEDLNKLVTLRLDYTPIRDQDLAYLKSLDDLGFLHLNHTGITGEGCQHLLALPELNAISVEYTKFSDAGLHELSKIKPLRLLYVTNTDITNEGMQTIGEMKNLTKLKITGNPQLNDTGIAHLANLSKLEYLFAYQNPGITDAGLQHLQGLDSLHEISLSTSGITDEGLKYLAGLKKLGKLEIANCKITDEGLKYLYQTKTLQNLDLRQTNVTPEGVAALKQALPNCKIESDFNAKPAPSK